Proteins found in one Campylobacter canadensis genomic segment:
- a CDS encoding ribonucleoside-diphosphate reductase subunit alpha produces MKVLKRNGRVEELDISKIKKYTTLATEGLENVSQSELEVDAKIQFRDGISSEEIQTTLIKTAVDKIDIDRPDWSFVAARLFLYDLYHKVNPQKEYSHIKEYFEKGEAAGRIHLGLKEKYDLEDLNNYIKPERDLQFTYLGIKTLYDRYLIKDAKGNPIELPQHMFMAIAMFLAQNELDRQEWAKKFYDLLSKFEVMCATPTLSNARTTRHQLSSCYIGSTPDNIEGIFDSYKEMALLSKFGGGIGWDWSKVRAMGGSIDGHKNAAGGTIPFLKITNDVAVAVDQLGTRKGAIAVYIETWHMDINDFIDLRKNSGEERRRAHELFPALWINDLFIKRVQNNEKWCLFDPFDTPKLCDLYAKEFEEEYERLEKDDSIPKIIVNAKELWKKILTNYFESGMPFLCFKDNANRVNPNAHSGIIRSSNLCTEIFQNTESNLYKIKVIYEDNSTDVFFEDDIVTLSNGQKKSAKKLSSLDILNNKKIYIIEKENIEGKTAVCNLASINLSKINSKEDIKRVVPIAIRMLDNVIDLNFYPHKKVKDTNLSTRSIGLGVMGEAQMLAEKQIMFGSNEHLELIDRIMENISYEAIKTSSELAVEKGIYKEYEGSNWSKGIFPIDLANEKAKALTMGDNLFNQSDCDWNELRKIVTKNGMRNGYLMAIAPTSSISILVGTTQTIEPVYKRKWFEQNLSGMIPSVVPKLSLDTWNYYKTAFEFDQRDLVRAAAVRQKYLDQGQSLNIFVSLDKASGGYLNSIYMLAHELGLKSCYYLRSESPASEHLDNKPVDRSIECEGCQ; encoded by the coding sequence ATGAAAGTGTTAAAAAGAAACGGAAGAGTAGAAGAACTTGACATTTCAAAAATTAAAAAATATACAACATTAGCTACTGAAGGTCTAGAAAATGTATCTCAAAGTGAGTTAGAAGTTGATGCAAAAATTCAATTTCGTGATGGAATTTCATCAGAAGAAATTCAAACAACATTAATAAAAACAGCAGTTGATAAAATAGATATTGATAGACCAGATTGGAGTTTTGTTGCGGCTAGATTATTTTTATATGATTTATATCATAAAGTAAATCCACAAAAAGAATATTCTCATATTAAAGAGTATTTTGAAAAGGGCGAAGCAGCAGGTAGAATACATCTTGGTTTAAAAGAAAAATATGATTTAGAAGATTTAAATAATTATATAAAACCAGAAAGAGATTTACAATTTACATATTTAGGAATTAAAACTTTATATGATAGATATTTAATAAAAGATGCAAAAGGTAATCCAATTGAATTACCACAACATATGTTTATGGCTATTGCAATGTTTTTAGCACAAAATGAGTTAGATAGACAAGAATGGGCTAAGAAATTTTATGATTTATTGTCAAAATTTGAAGTAATGTGTGCAACCCCAACTTTATCAAATGCAAGAACAACTCGCCATCAATTAAGCTCTTGTTATATTGGTTCTACTCCTGATAATATTGAAGGTATTTTTGATTCTTATAAAGAAATGGCTTTACTTTCAAAATTTGGTGGTGGAATTGGATGGGATTGGTCTAAAGTCCGTGCAATGGGTGGAAGTATTGATGGTCATAAAAATGCAGCAGGTGGAACGATACCATTTTTAAAAATTACAAATGATGTTGCAGTTGCAGTTGATCAACTTGGCACTAGAAAAGGTGCAATTGCAGTTTATATTGAAACTTGGCATATGGATATAAATGATTTTATTGACCTTAGAAAAAATAGTGGAGAAGAAAGAAGAAGAGCGCACGAATTATTTCCAGCTTTATGGATAAATGATTTATTTATAAAAAGAGTTCAAAATAATGAAAAATGGTGTTTATTTGACCCATTTGATACTCCAAAATTATGTGATTTATACGCAAAAGAATTTGAAGAAGAATATGAAAGATTAGAAAAAGATGACAGTATTCCAAAAATTATCGTAAATGCAAAAGAATTGTGGAAAAAAATTCTTACAAATTATTTTGAAAGTGGAATGCCATTTTTATGTTTTAAAGATAATGCAAATAGAGTAAATCCAAATGCACATTCAGGAATAATAAGAAGCTCAAATTTATGTACAGAAATTTTTCAAAATACAGAGTCAAACTTATATAAAATAAAAGTAATTTATGAAGATAATAGTACTGATGTATTTTTTGAAGATGATATTGTAACTTTATCAAATGGTCAAAAAAAGAGCGCAAAAAAATTAAGCAGCCTTGATATATTAAATAATAAAAAAATATATATAATTGAAAAAGAAAATATTGAAGGCAAAACAGCAGTTTGTAATCTTGCAAGTATTAATCTAAGTAAAATTAATTCAAAAGAAGATATAAAAAGAGTAGTTCCTATTGCAATTAGAATGCTTGATAATGTTATTGATTTAAATTTTTATCCACATAAAAAAGTAAAAGATACAAATCTAAGCACAAGGTCAATTGGTCTTGGAGTAATGGGCGAAGCACAAATGCTTGCAGAAAAACAAATAATGTTTGGAAGCAATGAACACTTAGAATTAATTGATAGAATTATGGAAAATATATCTTATGAAGCTATTAAAACAAGTAGTGAATTAGCAGTAGAAAAAGGTATTTATAAAGAATATGAAGGAAGCAATTGGAGTAAAGGAATTTTTCCAATTGATTTAGCAAATGAAAAAGCAAAAGCATTAACAATGGGAGATAATTTATTTAATCAAAGCGATTGTGATTGGAATGAATTACGCAAAATTGTAACAAAAAATGGAATGAGAAATGGTTATTTAATGGCAATTGCCCCAACTTCGTCTATATCAATTTTAGTTGGAACTACTCAAACAATAGAGCCAGTTTATAAAAGAAAATGGTTTGAACAAAACTTAAGCGGTATGATTCCAAGCGTTGTTCCAAAACTTAGTTTAGATACTTGGAATTATTATAAAACTGCTTTTGAATTTGACCAAAGAGATTTAGTTCGTGCAGCAGCGGTTAGACAAAAATATTTAGACCAAGGTCAAAGTTTAAATATCTTTGTTTCATTAGATAAAGCTAGTGGTGGTTATTTAAATAGTATTTATATGCTTGCTCACGAATTAGGTTTAAAATCTTGCTATTATTTAAGAAGTGAAAGCCCAGCAAGTGAGCATTTAGATAATAAGCCTGTTGATAGAAGTATTGAATGTGAAGGTTGTCAATAA
- a CDS encoding ferritin-like domain-containing protein, with product MFSDRLFNILTNKNPLEKIQEFYNFYDDFLSKKIQINEYKAKEIKEASYSQVCKITHPVKIRRAKGLNSDLALAKTIHQITHIEFSAIELALDAAYRFANISNDFVSDFLEIAKEECEHFLMLNECLNELGFKYGDFAVHSELFNAMRASDNNFLVRMGLVHRHLEACGLDANPFVVKKFEVINHPIKSKMLENLNTILKDEVSHVSKGNKWFLKLGGNEELFKNILIEYKDYARTIKTINYEARLAAGYTKIELDNLSKIFN from the coding sequence ATGTTTAGCGATAGATTATTTAACATACTAACAAACAAAAATCCACTTGAAAAAATACAAGAATTTTATAATTTTTACGATGATTTTTTATCTAAAAAAATTCAAATAAATGAATATAAAGCAAAAGAGATTAAAGAAGCAAGTTATTCACAAGTTTGTAAAATTACACACCCTGTTAAAATACGAAGAGCTAAAGGTTTAAATAGCGATTTAGCATTAGCAAAAACAATACATCAAATAACACATATTGAATTTAGTGCAATTGAGTTAGCGCTTGATGCTGCTTATAGATTTGCTAACATCTCTAATGATTTTGTTAGTGATTTTTTAGAAATTGCAAAAGAAGAATGTGAGCATTTTTTAATGTTAAATGAATGTTTAAATGAACTTGGTTTTAAATATGGAGATTTTGCAGTTCATTCTGAATTATTTAATGCTATGAGAGCAAGTGATAATAATTTTTTAGTAAGAATGGGTTTAGTGCATAGACATCTTGAAGCTTGTGGGCTTGATGCAAATCCTTTTGTGGTGAAAAAATTTGAAGTTATAAATCACCCTATAAAAAGTAAAATGCTTGAAAATTTAAACACAATTTTAAAAGACGAAGTTTCTCATGTTAGTAAGGGTAATAAATGGTTTTTAAAATTAGGTGGAAATGAAGAACTATTTAAAAATATCTTAATTGAATACAAAGACTACGCAAGAACAATAAAAACAATAAATTACGAAGCAAGACTAGCTGCTGGATATACAAAAATAGAATTAGATAATTTAAGTAAAATTTTTAATTAA
- a CDS encoding saccharopine dehydrogenase family protein codes for MKNILIIGAGGVSRVATYKIAEYKHFDNIVLASRTISKCNEIRDFIKERLGVEIKTASIDADNLEEVKKLIKESKADILLNVALPYQDLVLMDACSSCKIAYVDTANYEHPDLAKFEYKEQWARNDDFIKANTTALLGSGFDPGATNVMCALAMQEYFDEIHEIDILDCNAGDHGYAFATNFNPEINLREVSANGRYWQEGKWIETKPLEIKMAWDYPEVGVKNSYLLYHEELESLVKNIKGLKRIRFFMTFGDSYIQHMNCLQNVGMLKIEPVMHKGQEIIPIEFLKTLLPDPASLGARTKGKTNIGCVIKGVKDNKEKTIYIYNVCQHEKCYEKTGAQAVSYTTGVPAAIGCYLLATGVWKKIGVCNMEEFPARSFIEQMNKMGLPIKIIEDFK; via the coding sequence ATGAAAAATATTTTAATAATTGGTGCTGGTGGTGTAAGCCGTGTTGCTACTTATAAAATTGCTGAGTACAAACATTTTGATAATATTGTTTTAGCTAGTAGAACAATAAGTAAATGTAATGAAATAAGAGATTTTATAAAAGAGCGTTTAGGGGTTGAAATTAAAACTGCTAGCATAGATGCTGATAATTTAGAAGAGGTAAAAAAATTAATTAAAGAAAGTAAGGCTGATATTTTATTAAATGTAGCTTTACCTTATCAGGATTTAGTTTTAATGGATGCTTGTTCATCTTGCAAAATAGCCTATGTTGATACCGCAAACTACGAGCATCCTGATTTAGCAAAATTTGAGTATAAAGAACAATGGGCTAGAAATGATGATTTTATAAAAGCTAACACAACTGCACTTTTAGGAAGCGGTTTTGACCCAGGCGCAACTAATGTTATGTGTGCTTTAGCTATGCAAGAATACTTTGATGAAATTCATGAAATTGATATTTTAGACTGCAACGCAGGAGACCACGGATATGCTTTTGCAACTAATTTTAATCCAGAAATTAATTTAAGAGAAGTTAGCGCAAATGGAAGATATTGGCAAGAAGGAAAATGGATAGAAACAAAACCTTTAGAAATAAAAATGGCTTGGGATTATCCTGAAGTTGGTGTAAAAAATTCTTATTTGCTTTATCACGAAGAATTAGAAAGTTTAGTAAAAAATATAAAAGGTTTAAAAAGAATTCGCTTTTTTATGACTTTTGGAGATAGCTACATTCAACATATGAATTGCTTACAAAATGTTGGAATGCTTAAAATTGAACCTGTAATGCACAAAGGGCAAGAAATAATTCCTATTGAGTTTTTAAAGACTTTATTGCCTGACCCTGCATCTTTAGGCGCTAGAACAAAGGGTAAAACAAATATTGGTTGTGTAATTAAAGGTGTAAAAGATAATAAAGAAAAAACAATTTATATTTATAATGTTTGCCAACATGAAAAATGTTATGAAAAAACAGGCGCACAAGCTGTTTCATATACAACTGGTGTTCCTGCGGCAATTGGTTGTTATTTACTTGCAACTGGTGTTTGGAAGAAAATTGGTGTTTGCAATATGGAAGAATTCCCTGCAAGAAGCTTTATTGAACAAATGAATAAAATGGGATTACCAATTAAAATAATTGAAGATTTTAAATAA
- the nrdD gene encoding anaerobic ribonucleoside-triphosphate reductase: MKKTKCIVYTRVMGYHRPIDSFNIGKKAEHKERKYFEFKK; the protein is encoded by the coding sequence ATGAAAAAAACAAAATGTATAGTTTATACAAGAGTGATGGGTTATCACAGACCAATAGATAGCTTTAACATAGGAAAAAAAGCTGAACATAAAGAAAGAAAGTATTTTGAATTTAAAAAATGA
- a CDS encoding anaerobic ribonucleoside-triphosphate reductase activating protein has translation MIYDISAFTTLDYPNKLACIIWLAGCNLRCKYCYNNKMIFAKKANVSDEDFYEFLKNRVGLLDGVVFSGGECSINKNLIKYVKIAKDLGFLVKIDTNASNPELIRYLLSEKLIDYVALDFKATKEKYYKICAYDYYKEFKQCLKLLLNSNIDYEVRTTWHYDLLSVDDILYMNKILRKLGYKKKYYLQKFFPVDNFSNLKESNKEIDLSLLNDDFELRFFN, from the coding sequence ATGATTTATGATATAAGTGCATTTACTACGCTAGATTATCCAAATAAACTTGCTTGTATAATCTGGCTTGCTGGTTGTAATTTAAGGTGCAAATATTGCTATAACAATAAGATGATTTTTGCAAAAAAGGCTAATGTTAGCGATGAAGATTTTTATGAATTTTTAAAAAATCGTGTAGGATTGCTAGATGGTGTAGTTTTTAGTGGCGGAGAATGCAGTATAAATAAGAACTTAATAAAATATGTAAAGATAGCAAAAGATTTAGGTTTTTTAGTAAAAATTGATACAAATGCAAGTAATCCCGAGCTTATACGATATTTGCTTAGTGAAAAATTAATTGATTATGTAGCCCTAGATTTTAAGGCTACAAAAGAAAAATATTATAAAATTTGTGCTTATGATTATTATAAAGAGTTTAAGCAATGCTTAAAATTATTATTAAATTCTAATATTGATTATGAAGTTAGAACGACTTGGCATTATGATTTGCTTAGTGTTGATGATATATTGTATATGAATAAAATTCTTAGAAAATTAGGCTATAAAAAGAAGTATTATTTACAAAAATTTTTTCCTGTTGATAATTTTTCTAACTTAAAAGAAAGCAATAAAGAAATAGATTTATCTTTACTAAACGATGATTTTGAACTACGCTTTTTTAACTAA
- a CDS encoding type II restriction endonuclease has product MNYNINDIQNVKAQKIKRNFKADVQVVILVQIKLQNLQDVQNIQVKLVSNPQGFNQVDKRWLKNYNELWNFPDELLEILQYFTGEKSPKIKNPKDKRRMFLTEFTKEEQEQVINFFIKNQALVVNDILKGRGQFASEWFLVILKIEKQDLKWLLKPINEVINFYSGEVLITDRGSISKITMQRKGGDNGRISANMLQFKINPCELFSNAN; this is encoded by the coding sequence ATGAATTACAATATAAACGATATTCAAAATGTTAAAGCACAAAAGATTAAAAGAAATTTTAAAGCTGATGTTCAAGTTGTTATTTTAGTTCAAATTAAATTACAGAATTTGCAAGATGTGCAAAATATACAAGTAAAACTAGTATCAAATCCACAAGGCTTTAATCAAGTTGATAAGAGATGGTTAAAAAATTATAATGAATTGTGGAATTTTCCTGATGAACTTTTAGAAATTTTACAATATTTTACGGGTGAAAAAAGTCCAAAAATAAAAAATCCTAAAGATAAAAGAAGAATGTTTTTAACTGAATTCACAAAAGAAGAGCAAGAGCAGGTTATAAACTTCTTTATTAAAAATCAAGCCTTGGTTGTTAATGATATTTTAAAAGGTAGAGGACAATTTGCTAGCGAATGGTTTTTAGTGATTTTAAAGATTGAAAAACAAGATTTAAAATGGCTTTTAAAACCTATTAATGAAGTGATAAATTTTTATAGCGGGGAAGTGCTTATTACGGATAGGGGAAGTATAAGTAAGATTACTATGCAAAGAAAAGGTGGGGATAATGGAAGAATAAGTGCAAATATGTTGCAATTTAAAATTAATCCTTGTGAGTTATTTTCTAACGCTAACTAA
- a CDS encoding DNA cytosine methyltransferase, which yields MKFIDFCSGIGGGRLGLEKAGFTCIAFSEIDKAAIKTYKRLFDTKNELELGDLTKINPEILPDFDLLISAFACQSFSIVGKREALDNKEKGRII from the coding sequence ATGAAATTCATAGATTTTTGTAGCGGTATTGGCGGTGGACGTCTTGGCTTGGAAAAAGCGGGATTTACTTGTATAGCTTTTAGCGAGATTGACAAGGCTGCTATAAAAACTTATAAAAGATTGTTTGATACTAAAAATGAACTTGAATTAGGTGATTTAACTAAAATTAATCCTGAAATTTTACCTGATTTTGATTTATTAATTAGTGCTTTTGCTTGTCAAAGTTTTAGTATCGTTGGTAAAAGAGAAGCTTTGGATAATAAAGAAAAAGGACGGATTATTTAG
- the eda gene encoding bifunctional 4-hydroxy-2-oxoglutarate aldolase/2-dehydro-3-deoxy-phosphogluconate aldolase, producing the protein MKAQDILKINPVIAVIAVNEGDDYLSLAKALLDGGVRVLEITLRSNIALKAIEEISKHCTNAVVGAGTITNAKDLQKVKDLGVSFAISPGLNVKFLEEASKIDVNLIPGIASAGELMLGMEYNLNTFKLFPAQAIGGVNLLKSFSGPFKDVKFCPTGGINQNNAKDYLALDNVLCVGGSWICDKKLIQEKNWNEITKLAEQSTKLR; encoded by the coding sequence ATGAAAGCACAAGATATTTTAAAAATAAATCCTGTAATAGCAGTAATTGCTGTTAATGAAGGTGATGATTATTTGTCTTTAGCTAAGGCATTGTTAGATGGTGGAGTAAGAGTGTTAGAAATAACATTAAGAAGTAATATAGCTTTAAAGGCGATTGAAGAAATAAGCAAACATTGCACTAACGCTGTTGTAGGAGCAGGTACAATTACTAACGCAAAAGATTTGCAAAAAGTAAAAGATTTAGGTGTTAGTTTTGCAATCTCTCCTGGTTTAAATGTAAAATTCTTAGAAGAAGCAAGCAAGATTGATGTAAATTTAATACCTGGAATAGCAAGTGCAGGAGAATTAATGTTAGGAATGGAATATAACTTAAATACTTTTAAACTATTTCCAGCACAAGCAATTGGCGGAGTGAATTTATTAAAATCATTTAGCGGACCGTTTAAGGATGTAAAATTTTGTCCAACTGGTGGTATAAATCAAAATAATGCAAAGGATTATCTTGCTTTAGATAATGTTTTATGTGTTGGTGGTTCTTGGATTTGCGATAAAAAATTAATTCAAGAAAAAAATTGGAATGAAATTACAAAATTAGCAGAACAAAGCACTAAGTTAAGATAA
- the edd gene encoding phosphogluconate dehydratase has protein sequence MKTLKQITNDIILRSNKTRKEYLNFIENKEKIKRSNLACSNLAHAYATLDDNLKEKISKNENEHLAIISSYNDVLSAHEPFKDYPLIIKQECIKDKVSVQVASCTPSMCDGITQGYDGMEISLFSRDIIAMSTAVGLSHNIFDGAFFLGVCDKIVPGLLIGALRFGHLPSMFIPSGPMPSGLSNAQKSKARELFAQGKLNKNDLLKTEMQMYHNKGTCTFYGTANSNQVMVEILGLHTPNSAFVNPNTKLREKVLRYSASYFAKGVKNNSILPIGQMIDEKSIVNAIVALMATGGSTNHTIHLIAIARACGIIINWDDFNDISKITPLLAKVYPNGSADVNEFHKAGGLAYVIKELLENDLLHNDVNTVMGKGLEEYTKVPVLNKNEELEYVSVSKSADENIIRDFKKPFSPSGGINLMQGNIGRAVIKVSAVSEDNLYIKAPAIVFNSQAELIKAFENNELNKDFIAVVRFCGPRAIGMPELHKLIPPLGVLMQKGYKLALITDGRMSGASGKVPAAIHLSPEAQMGGNIAKIKTGDIIEFDAANGKLNVLADDFANRECDKIDLNKHNLGSGRELFVTLKNNASEVEHGAITFGGF, from the coding sequence ATGAAAACATTAAAACAAATAACGAATGATATTATTTTGCGTTCTAATAAAACAAGAAAAGAATATCTAAACTTCATAGAAAATAAAGAAAAAATAAAAAGAAGCAATCTAGCTTGCTCAAACCTAGCTCACGCTTATGCGACTTTAGATGATAATTTAAAGGAAAAAATAAGCAAAAATGAAAATGAGCATTTGGCAATTATTTCATCATATAATGATGTTTTAAGCGCTCATGAACCTTTTAAGGATTATCCATTAATAATAAAGCAAGAATGTATAAAAGATAAAGTAAGCGTTCAGGTTGCATCTTGCACTCCTAGTATGTGTGATGGTATTACTCAAGGTTATGATGGAATGGAGATTTCATTATTTTCAAGAGATATTATTGCTATGAGTACTGCTGTTGGTTTATCTCATAATATTTTTGATGGGGCGTTTTTCTTAGGGGTATGCGATAAGATAGTGCCAGGTTTATTAATAGGTGCTTTAAGATTTGGGCATTTACCATCTATGTTTATTCCAAGCGGTCCTATGCCAAGCGGTTTAAGCAATGCTCAAAAATCTAAAGCAAGAGAATTATTCGCTCAAGGAAAATTAAATAAAAATGATTTATTAAAAACTGAAATGCAAATGTATCATAATAAAGGTACTTGTACATTTTATGGTACTGCTAATTCTAATCAAGTAATGGTAGAGATTTTAGGCTTACATACTCCAAATTCTGCCTTTGTTAATCCAAATACAAAACTAAGAGAAAAAGTTTTAAGATATAGCGCATCTTATTTTGCAAAAGGAGTTAAAAATAATTCAATTTTACCAATAGGTCAAATGATAGATGAAAAAAGTATTGTAAATGCAATAGTTGCTTTAATGGCAACTGGTGGCTCTACAAATCATACAATACACTTAATTGCTATTGCAAGAGCTTGTGGGATTATTATTAACTGGGATGATTTTAATGATATTTCAAAAATAACACCATTGTTAGCAAAAGTTTATCCTAACGGAAGTGCAGATGTAAATGAGTTTCATAAAGCTGGTGGTTTGGCTTATGTTATTAAAGAGTTATTGGAAAATGATTTATTGCACAATGATGTAAATACCGTTATGGGTAAAGGCTTAGAAGAATATACAAAAGTTCCTGTATTAAATAAAAATGAAGAATTAGAATATGTTAGTGTTAGTAAAAGTGCTGACGAAAATATAATAAGAGATTTCAAAAAGCCTTTTAGCCCTAGTGGTGGAATTAATTTAATGCAAGGAAATATAGGAAGGGCTGTTATTAAAGTTAGTGCTGTTAGTGAAGATAATTTATATATTAAAGCACCTGCTATTGTATTTAATAGTCAAGCTGAATTAATAAAAGCATTTGAAAATAACGAATTAAATAAAGATTTTATTGCCGTTGTTAGATTTTGCGGACCTAGAGCAATTGGTATGCCAGAGTTGCATAAACTAATTCCACCTTTAGGAGTTTTAATGCAAAAAGGTTATAAGCTTGCTTTAATAACTGATGGAAGAATGAGTGGAGCTAGCGGAAAAGTACCTGCTGCAATTCACCTAAGCCCTGAAGCGCAAATGGGTGGAAATATTGCTAAAATAAAAACAGGCGATATAATTGAGTTTGACGCTGCTAACGGAAAGTTAAATGTGTTAGCTGATGATTTTGCTAACAGAGAATGTGATAAAATTGATTTAAATAAACATAATTTAGGTAGTGGTAGAGAACTATTTGTAACGCTTAAAAATAACGCTAGTGAAGTAGAACACGGCGCAATAACTTTTGGAGGTTTTTAA
- a CDS encoding glucose-6-phosphate dehydrogenase, translating into MNKNFDFILFGATGDLALRKIFPALYSAYLKDEICEFNIFAIARSKFDTQEFLAKLDEKSKIHIKDLSKWNEFIKNISYTSVNINSLDDFLKLSFKNKQKIIYFSISPDFFIQCCENLSKAKLIDADTQVILEKPLGMNKKECDEINNQVAKYFKEEQIYRIDHYLGKLMVQELFNLRKNNIFFNSFLNNNYVKSIELSVLETLGVLNRGEFYDSCGCLKDMLQNHMLQMLSLFMIDINCKDIRAAKSEFFKNLKCDEFIKAQYLANKDAINYTDELNVKKDSKTDTFIAIKMHSLLKQYEGINIYLRSGKKMHKNCVYFVVNFKDDSYLRIQIQPNPKIEFFLKCNEKLQVMNLNLENLDDKEPYERLILSALKKDLSLFNEKEELSNAWLSIMDIVDNTNFTMQYYKAYENTIHFNDCEFKE; encoded by the coding sequence ATGAATAAAAATTTTGATTTTATATTGTTTGGTGCTACGGGAGATTTGGCATTAAGAAAGATTTTTCCTGCCTTATATTCAGCTTATTTAAAAGATGAGATTTGTGAATTTAATATTTTTGCTATTGCAAGGTCAAAGTTTGATACGCAAGAATTTTTAGCAAAGCTTGATGAAAAATCAAAAATTCATATAAAAGATTTATCAAAATGGAATGAATTTATAAAAAATATTTCATACACAAGTGTAAATATAAATTCTCTTGATGATTTTTTAAAGCTTTCTTTTAAAAATAAGCAAAAAATAATTTATTTTTCAATATCGCCTGATTTTTTTATTCAATGTTGTGAAAATTTAAGCAAGGCAAAATTAATTGATGCAGATACTCAAGTGATTTTAGAAAAACCGCTTGGAATGAATAAAAAAGAATGCGATGAAATAAATAATCAAGTAGCAAAATATTTTAAAGAAGAGCAGATTTATAGAATTGACCATTATTTAGGTAAATTAATGGTGCAAGAATTATTTAATCTAAGAAAAAATAATATTTTCTTTAATTCTTTTTTAAATAACAATTATGTAAAAAGTATAGAACTTAGTGTTTTAGAAACTTTAGGAGTTTTAAACCGTGGGGAATTTTATGATAGTTGTGGCTGTTTAAAAGATATGCTGCAAAATCATATGCTGCAGATGCTATCTTTATTTATGATTGATATAAATTGTAAAGATATAAGAGCTGCAAAGAGTGAATTTTTTAAGAATTTAAAATGCGATGAATTTATAAAAGCACAGTATTTAGCAAATAAAGATGCTATAAATTACACAGATGAATTAAATGTAAAAAAAGATTCTAAAACCGATACCTTCATTGCAATTAAAATGCACTCTCTTTTAAAGCAATATGAAGGTATAAATATTTATTTAAGAAGTGGTAAAAAAATGCATAAAAATTGCGTTTATTTTGTTGTAAATTTTAAAGATGATTCTTATTTAAGAATACAAATTCAGCCAAATCCAAAGATAGAATTTTTTCTAAAATGTAACGAAAAGTTACAAGTTATGAATTTAAATTTAGAAAATTTAGACGATAAAGAACCTTACGAAAGACTTATTTTAAGTGCTTTAAAGAAGGATTTAAGTCTTTTTAATGAAAAAGAAGAATTAAGCAATGCTTGGCTTAGCATTATGGATATTGTGGATAATACTAATTTTACAATGCAATATTATAAAGCTTATGAAAATACAATACATTTTAATGATTGCGAGTTTAAAGAATGA
- the pgl gene encoding 6-phosphogluconolactonase, translating into MIIDDENFDKLSKEIYLSLKKYLDLKERVNFFVSGGKSPIRLFQKLSNMDLDWHRINVFLVDERVVSTFSEDSNSNLVQTYLLQNKAAKAKFYGLDNSLLHDELALVRNFNNYFASPDVLVLGMGEDAHTASIFPKAYNLDELLTSKQNYCLTSSEGVKYKRITLSKNTILQSKTIFLSINSQKKEQMLNLALKDESKLYPISYFTKKLKVYYEKTSC; encoded by the coding sequence ATGATTATTGATGATGAAAATTTTGATAAATTAAGTAAAGAAATATATCTAAGTTTAAAAAAATACTTAGATTTAAAAGAAAGAGTAAATTTTTTTGTTTCAGGTGGTAAATCGCCTATAAGATTATTTCAAAAACTTAGTAATATGGATTTAGATTGGCATAGAATTAATGTATTTTTAGTTGATGAAAGGGTAGTAAGCACTTTTAGTGAAGATTCTAATTCTAATTTAGTGCAAACTTATCTTTTACAAAACAAAGCAGCAAAGGCAAAATTTTATGGTTTAGATAATAGTCTTTTACACGATGAACTTGCCTTAGTAAGAAATTTTAATAATTATTTTGCTAGTCCTGATGTGCTTGTTTTAGGAATGGGAGAAGATGCTCACACCGCTTCAATTTTTCCAAAAGCTTATAATTTAGATGAGCTTTTAACAAGTAAGCAAAATTATTGTTTAACTTCTAGTGAAGGGGTGAAGTATAAAAGAATTACTCTTAGTAAAAACACAATTTTACAAAGTAAAACTATATTTTTAAGCATCAATTCACAGAAAAAAGAGCAAATGCTAAACCTTGCTTTAAAAGATGAAAGTAAGCTTTATCCTATTAGCTATTTTACAAAAAAATTAAAGGTGTATTATGAAAAAACTTCTTGCTGA